The window CCGGTGAGCGACTTGCCGGCCCCCGATTCGCCGACCACGCCCAGGATCTCACCGGGCGCAATGTCGAACGACAGGCCATCGAGCGCCCGCAGCGTTCCGCGACGACCGGGAAACTCGACCACCAGATCGCGCACCTCGAGCAGGCCGGGCGGCTTCAGCATGGCAGCGGATGGCTCATCTCAGCCTCGGATTCAGCGCGTCGCGCAGCCAGTCGCCGAGCAGGTTCACGCTCAGCGCGATCAGCACCAGCATCGCGCCGGGAAAGAGCGCGATCCACCACTCGCCGCTGAACAGAAAATCGTTGCCGATGCGGATCAGGGTGCCCAGCGAGGGCGAGGTCGGCGGCACGCCGACGCCGAGGAAGCTCAGCGTCGCCTCGGTGATGATGGCCGTGGCGACCTGGATCGTCGCCAGGACGAACACCGGCCCGAGCACGTTCGGCAGCACGTGGCGACGCATGATGCGCACCGGCGACACGCCGATCACGCGTGCCGCCTGCACGTACTCCTTCTGTCGCTCGACCAGGGTCGACCCGCGTACTGTGCGCGCGTAAGGCACCCAGCCGGTCAACGAGATGGCGAGGATCAGCACACCGAAGGCCAGCGCCTCGTGGGCCGCGGGGAAGACCGCGCGACCCACGCCGTCGATCATCAAGGCCACCAGGATGGCAGGAAAGGACAGCATCACATCACACACGCGCATGATGAGAGCATCGACGCGACCGCCGGCGAAGCCCGACACCAGACCCAGCGTCACGCCGACCAGCATCGACAGCAGCACCGAGGCAATGCCCACGGCCAGCGATATGCGTGCGCCGTACATCACGGCCGAAAGGATGTCTCGGCCCTGGTCGTCGGTACCCAGCAGGTAGGCGCTTTTGCCCTCGGCCATCCAGGCGGGCGGCAGGCGCGAGTCGCCGAGGTCGAGCGTCGCGAGATCGAAGGGATCGTGCGGCGCCACGAGCGGCGCCAGCAACGCGCTGAGCAGACAGGCCGCGGCGATGGCCGCCGCCAGCATGGCCACTGGCGAGGCGCGAAAGCTATGCCAGATCTCGCTGTCCACGAACCGATGACGGGCGTCTGCGTTCATCTCACGATCGTCTGCGTCACCCATGCGCGACTTCGCGATCAGGGCGCAGGCGCGGATCGACCACGAAGTAGAGCAGGTCGACAGCCAGATTGATCGCCACGAAGATCAGCGCGACGAGACACAGGTAGGCCGCCATCACCGGCACGTCGGCAAAGCTCACGGCCTGGATGAACAGCAGGCCCATACCCGGCCACTGGAACACCGTCTCGGTGATGATCGCAAACGCGATCAGTGAGCCCAATTGCAGCCCGGTGATCGTGATCACCGGCACGAGCGTGTTCTTCAGGGCATGGCCGAAGTGCACCGCGCGATCGCTCAGGCCACGCGCCCGCGCGAAGCGGATGTAGTCGCTGCGCAGCACCTCGAGCATCTCGGCGCGCACCAGCCGCATGATCAGCGCAAGCTGGAACACCGCGAGCGTGATGGACGGCAGCACCAGGTGCTGCCAGCCGCTGACGGTGAACCAGCCGCTCGTCCAGCCGCCGATGCTCAGCACCTCGCCGCGGCCGAAGCTCGGCAGCCAGTGCAGGCCGACGGAGAACACCAGGATCAGCAGGATGCCGATCAGGAAAGTGGGCAGCGAGACGCCCAGAAGCGACACCGTCATCAGCAGCTGAGACAAGACGCTGCCCCGCCGCAGCGCCACGATCACGCCCATCGGCACGCCGATCCCCAGGGCGAGCACCGCAGCCGTGATCGCAAGTTCCAGCGTCGCCGGCAAGCGCTCGGCGATCAAGGTCGACACCTTGCGTCCCTGGCGCAGGCTCAGTCCGAAGTCACCCCGCACGGCGTTGCCGACGAAGCGCGCGAACTGCCAGGGCACGGAGCGATCCAGGCCGAGGTCGGCGCGCAACTGCGTGCGCTGCTCGGGCGTCGCGTCCTGCCCGAGCAGATGGGTCACCGGATCGCCGACGTGCTGGAACAGCATGAACGAGATGAAGGCCACGGCCAGCATCACGATCACGGCTTGGAGCAGGCGACGAACCAGGAAGGCGAGCATGTTATGGGGTTTCGCGCGGCCATTGTGGCCGCTCGCCAGGCGTGCCGCCGCCGATCAGTTCGGTGTGGAACTCAGCGGCACGCCGCTGAGGCAAACCGCGCCGTACCAGGCGGTGGCCGACGTGCCGGTGTTGTCGGCATCGGTCATGAGCCCGATACCGATCAACGCCCCCGGTGCCTCGCCGAAGGCACGCCGGTAGTCTGCGGAAATATCGCGCTCGTGCTCGCGCCACTGCCGCAGATGCGCCGGGCCGGACTCGACGACGATCTTTCGGATGCGGTCGCTGCGCGGATTGATCACCACGCTTTCGAGCGGCGCGCCGTTGTCCCACACGTACATCAGCGTCGCAAAGGGCGGGCGCTCGCCGGTCACGAGTTCGGCCAGTTCGAACAGCGAGCGGTCCTTCAGCGGCAATACGCCATGATCGCCGTCGAAGGCGAGCACGATGCGCGCCGGTGAGTCCTCGGACTCGCGGCGCCGCACATCGGCGCGGTCGATCAGTGCATTGACACGCCAAGAGAACCGCAGCGTCTGCAACGCGTCGGGCTCCAGGCGCACCCGGTAACGCAGCATGCTGGCCGAGGCATCGGCCCGCGCGCGCACCACGGCCTGTCCGGCGTCGGTGCCGAGGTCGTAGCGTGTCCCGCGCTTGCCGGGAAGCGCGTGCGGTTGCCAGGCCGGAACGCAGTGCGGGGACCACGGCGCACCGGCTGGGGCCTGCAGGACCAGCGGGTCGCGGTTCGGAACCTGCGCGCAGGCGCCGAGGGTGCAGAGCACCCCGAGAGCCAGGCGTCTCATCGGGAGGGACACGGCGGAATTCGGTCGGTCATCGTCGAGCACGGCCATTCTCGATCGGCCAAAAAAGAAGCGCCCCGCAGGGCGCTTCCTTCAGGCGTACAACTCGATTCAGAAGTTGTGGCCGATACCGACCAGGAACTGGTCCTTGCCAGTCAGGTTGAACGTGTCGTCGTTGTCCGACTCGCGGTGCAGGTAGGCACTGTAGATCGTGGTCCGCTTCGACAGCGCGTAACGGAGCGAAGCGCCGTACTTGTCGTTCTTGTTGCTGCCACCCGCATCCAGATCAGCCTTCGAGTGCGTGTACTGGGCACGGAACTCGAAGCTGCCGAACGGCACGAGCACGCCGACGTTGTAGGCATCGACATCATTGATCACAACCGACTCGCCAGCGTTCGAGCCGAAGTCGCTGGTCTTCTGATAGCCCAGGCCCAGCGTCGCGACGCCGAAGTTGTAGCTGCCGCCCGCGGTGAACACCTTGTTGTAGGCGCTGCCACCGCCGCCCGGGGCGTCGTCGTACTCTTCGTACGACAGACCTGCCTTGATCGGGCCAGCCGCATAACCCAGCAACAGACCTTGCTGGCGAGCCGTGGCGCCTTCGCCAGCGGCGACCAGCGCGCGCACCTGGAAGCCACCGAAGCTCGGCGACAGGTAGACGACCGAGTTGTCGACGCGGGTGCCGAAGTTCTGGAACAGAACGCGACCGGTCGGGGCAAGAGCCGTGCCGGCTGCAAAATTACCGTCCACGACCGTGATTTCGCCTTCAGCGGTCAGGTCCGAGCCGTAGCCGAGGTTCAACTGACGGGTCAGCGTGTCGTGACGACCGAGGCGGATTTCGCCGAGGCTGGCCGAGCTCAGGCCCACCCAGGCGGCGCGGTCGAATAGCTTGGCATTACCAGTGCCGTCGTCGGAGTTGAAGCCCGACTCCAGCGTGAAGTTGGCCTTCAGGCCACCACCCAGGTCTTCGCTGCCCTTCAGGCCCCAGCGCGAACCACCGATCGGCTGGTGGTTGTTCAGCGTGAAGCGGTCTTCGGCGATCGTGCTGTCAGTCCAGGTGACAGCAGTGTCCAGACGGCCGTACAGGGTGACCGACGATTGCGCCGAAGCGGCACCGGCGAAAGCACCCAGAGCGGCCAGAGCGAGTACTGATTTTTTCATTGCAACTATCTCCAGAGTTGAACATGTGGTTTCGGTGAAGCCGGAACCTCGGATGCTGTGTGCGACACCCGAAGCTGCTCGCCGTCCCAACTGAGGAGCGATTCCACCAGACCGTTGCGCCCCCCGCCAGCACTGAGCTTGTTCTATGCTTATTCTGTTGCGGGACGACAACTTTGATGCACTTAATTGGTGCATAAATGCCCTGACATACGACTGTCATGGATGGAATCGTTCACGAACAGCGCCCATTCAACCTCTGAAGACCCTCTCACCGCACCGCTTCGACCATGCGTTCACTCAGCCGCACCGATCAGGTGATTTCTTCGCTGGACAAGGCCTTGAGCACGGTGTTCGCAGCTCACTCGGCATCCCGGCCAGCACCCAAGCCCGCCGTCGATCCCGGCTTGGCCATGACTCCACAGGACAAGTCATTGTCTGCGTCGCTGATGCGCGTGAACCATGTCGGCGAGGTCTGCGCCCAGGCCCTCTATGCCTCACAGGCGCTGGGCACGCGGAACGAGACACTGCGAGCCCAGTTCGAACATGCGGCACGCGAGGAGACCGACCACCTCGCATGGACCGAGGCGCGGCTCGCCGAACTGAACGGACGCACCAGTTGGCTCAACCCGCTGTGGTACGCCGGGGCTTTCGGGCTGGGGCTGATCGCCGGGCGACTCGGCGACGCAGCCAGCCTCGGCTTCGTGGTCGAGACCGAACGTCAGGTGGAGCAGCACCTGCTGCAGCATCTCGATCGATTGCCAGTGGCCGATGTCGAGTCGCGGGCCATCGTGGCTCAGATGCGCGAAGACGAAGCCCGGCATGCCGCCGCCGCCGAGCACGCTGGTGCCGCCACGCTGCCGGTGCCGGTGCGGTGGATGATGCGTGGCATGGCCAAGCTCATGACCTCGACCGCGCACCGCATCTGAGCGCGCCGCCCCGGTGATTGCCGACGGGTCAGACCTCGACGATCTCCACCCCGGTCGTCATCGCGGCGGTCTTGCCCAGCATCGCGCTCGCCGAGCAATATTTTTCGTGGGACAGCGCGACAGCGCGCTCCACCGCCGCGGCGGGCAGGCCGCGACCTCGAACGACGAATTGCAGGTGGATCTTCGTGAAGACTTTCGGGTCCGCGGTCGCCCGCTCCGCGTTCAGTTTCACTTCGCAGCCCCGGATGTCATGGCGTCCACGCTTCAGGATCAGCACCACGTCATACGCGGCACAGGCGCCGGTGCCGGCGAGTACCGTCTCCATCGGGCGCGGCGCCAGATTGCGCCCTCCGCCATCGGGGGCCCCGTCCATGGACAACAGGTGGCCGCTGCCGGTCTCCGCGTTGAACGCCATGCCGGCCTCGGGTTGCCAGCGAACGGTGCACTCCATGCCTGAAACTCCTTTGAAAGACGTGCCGATTGTGCCGAGTCGCACAAATCTGGAGCCGTCCCCCTAGAAAAAGAACGCTCGTGCTTGTTGCGGCGCACCATCCTCCGTTGTATGATGACTCATCGATTGGAAGCGTTCTGACCCAATCACCGCTTGTCTCCTCCACCCTCCTCCAAAGGTGGATTCAGCCCAGGGCCTCACGGCCTTGGGCTTTTTTATTGGTGTGTCCGCGACGCCCTTGCTGCGCCGCAGCGATCGACTGTTCGGCGCCGGGGCCTGACTTATGATCGCGCGCTTGTAACAAGGAGACTCCATGGCCCGCGCCGCGCCGCGCCCCGCCCCCCGCACTTCCGTCGCCAAACCCGCTCTCCGCAAGGCTGGGGCCAAGCCCGACTACCTGCAGCGCATCCTGACCGCGCGGGTCTACGACGTGGCCATCGAATCGGCACTGCAGTTCGCACCGCAACTGTCGGAGCGGATGGGCAACCAGGTCTGGCTCAAGCGCGAGGATGAACAGGCGGTCTTCAGCTTCAAGCTGCGCGGCGCCTACAACAAGATGGCGCACCTGAGCCCGCAGCAGCTGGGGCGCGGCGTGATCTGCGCTTCCGCCGGCAACCACGCTCAGGGGGTTGCCCTGTCGGCCCGCAAGCTCCGCTGCCAAGCGACGGTCGTGATGCCGGTCACCACGCCGCAACTCAAGATCGAGGCTGTGCGGGCGCTCGGCGGCAAGGTCGTGTTGCACGGCGAGAGCTATTCCGATGCCTATGCCCATGCACTGAAACTCGAACGGGAGCACGGGCAGACCTTCGTGCATCCTTTCGACGATCCCGACGTGATCGCCGGTCAGGGCACCATCGCCATGGAGATCCTGCGCCAGCACCAGGGGCCGATCGACGCCGTGTTCGTGGCAGTGGGCGGTGGCGGGCTGATCTCGGGCATCGCTGCATACATCAAGGCGGTCCGGCCGGAGATCCAGGTGATCGGCGTCCAGACCACCGATTCCGATGCGATGCTGCGTTCGGTGCGCGCTGGCAAGCGCGTGACGCTGCACGACGTGGGGCTGTTCTCCGACGGCACCGCCGTCAAGCTGGTGGGCGAAGAGACCTTTCGCCTGACGAAGCAGTGGGTCGACGATTTCGAAGTGGTCGACACCGACGCGGTCTGCGCGGCGATCAAGGATGTGTTCCAGGACACCCGCTCGATCCTGGAGCCGGCCGGCGCGCTGGGCGTGGCGGCCATCAAACAGTACACGGCACGCACCGGCTGCAAGGGCAAGACCTTCGTGGCGATCACCTGCGGCGCCAACATGAACTTCGACCGATTGCGCTTCGTTGCCGAGCGGGCCGAGGTGGGCGAGGAGCGCGAGGCGCTGTTCGCCGTCACTATCCCGGAGGAACGGGGTTCCTTCAAGCGCTTCTGCGAGTTGCTCGGCCCGCGCAGCGTCACGGAGTTCAACTACCGCATCTCGGACGCGCAGACCGCGCAGGTGTTCGTGGGCCTGTCCACGCGGGAACACGGCGAATCGGCTCGCATTGCCGAGCGGTTCGAGAAGCAGGGCTTCGCGACGGTCGACCTGACACACGACGAACTGGCCAAGACCCATATCCGCCACATGGTCGGCGGCCGCTCCGAGCTGGCCCGCGAGGAGCGACTGTTCCGGTTCGTCTTCCCGGAGCGTCCGGGAGCGCTGATGCGCTTCCTGACCCGCATGCACCCCGACTGGAACATCAGCCTGTTCCATTACCGGAATCAGGGTGCCGATTACGGTCGCATCCTTGTCGGCCTGCAGATTCCCCGCGGCGCGCAGCGCGCACTGCGAGAGTTCCTGTCCACACTGGATTACCCCTGCGTCGAGGAGACCGACAACCCGGTCTACCAGCTCTTCCTGCGCTGACTCGACCGCGTCGGGGGCTTCTTGGCAACGGTGAGCCCGACCGTCGTCCTCTGTGATTGTCCCGACATCGGCGCAGGGCTCACAATCTCAAGGCACCAACCCACCACGCCGCCATGTCCGTCCAGCGCTCCCTCATTGCTCCCACCGCGCATCCGCGACTCGAAGATGCGCTGCGGCAGAAGCTGCAGCACCGCGCCGAGACGGCCGGCAGCCTGGGTGAACTCGAACCCTTGGCGGTGCGGCTGGGGCTGATCCAGAACTCGCTGAAGCCCCGGCTGAAAAGCCCGCAGTTGGTGGTGTTCGCCGGCGATCACGGGCTGGTCGTCGACGGACTGTCGACGCGCGGTGATTCGACGTCGCAGCAGGTCACGCACCTGCTCGCCGGACGGCTGCCGATGGCCGTGTTCTCGTTCATCCAGGGCATGGGCCTCACGGTCGTCGATGCCGGCCTGGCCGAGACGATGAGCCCCTACCCCAGCCTGCTCCAGCGCAAGATCGGTTTCGGCACCCGCAGTGCGCGGTCCGGCCCGGCGATGTCGATCGACCAGGCGCACGCCGCAATCCGCGCCGGCATGGAGATCGCCGACTCGCTCAGCGGCAATGTCCTGGCCTGCGCCGGCATCGGCGTCGGAGCCCACGAGAGCGCGTCGCTGGTGCTGTCGCGGCTGGCGGACATCCCGCTACGGGACCTGACCATTTCCGGCCCCGATATGCCGCCCGATGCGCTGGCGCAGACGATGGTGGTGCTGCAGAGCACCCAGGGTCGCCACCGCGACGTGACTGATCCGGTCGAGGTGCTGGCCGCCTTCGGAGGCTTCGAGGTGGCGACGATGGTCGGCGCGATGCTGGTCGCGGCCAGCAAGCGGCACCTGATCATGGTCGATGGCCTGCCAGCGTGCGCAGCCCTGCTGGTGGCGGCCCGCATCTCGGCACCGGTGACCGACTATGTCGTGTTCTGCCGCAGCCATGGCCACCGCGGCCTGGACCATGCGCTCAACCTCTTCCGCGCCAGCGCTCTGCTCGAGCTCGGCATGGAAAGCACCGACGGGACAGGATCTACGCTGGCCTGGCCACTGGTGCACAGCGCGGCCGCCCTGCTGACGCAAGTGGCCGAAGGCGAGGATGCAGGTCCAACGCTGCCCTCGACGACCACCCTCCCCACGCTCGACACGCCGGTCGAAGCCGATTTCGGCTCCAGCACGCGACCCTGAAGCGCTGCGAGTCCGTTCGTCAGCGCGGGCTCACTGGCGATTGATCGGGGCCCGCGGTGGACTGGCCGGTGCCGGGGCCATCGGCACCGCCGTTGCAGGCTCGGCGGCCGGCGGCGCCTGAAGCAGGCCGGCGGCCGGTGGCAGGCTGCCGGTGGCGGGCAACGGCAGCGGCGGCAGGTCGAGTTGAACGGCAGGAGCTCCCTGGGAAGGGCCGAGGGTGGCGCTGCGCCGCGCCACCGACTGCAGCACAAGCGCATTGTCGATGCGCGCGCCGACGCGGTAGGCACGGGGCGGTTTCTCGTCGACGGCGATCAGCGCGATGCCCTGATCGTGGCCACGATCGCCGTCCTTCGGTGCCATGACGCCGATCAGCTTGAAGCGGCTGGCGAGTCCCGGCTCGGTCACCGGGGTCGCCGCCGTCGGCACGGCAGCGAACAGCCGCGTCACGTCGCCGCGCAGGCTGTCCGTCGCGGATACCGGTTGCGTCTGGCTCGGTGCCGGCCGCGGCGTCACGAGGATGCGCAGGCCCCAGAAGGCCACGCAGGCCGCGACGGCGGCCCAGACGACGAACGCAGCAATACGGGCTGGCATGACTGACGATTATGATGGAAGCGAATCATCGCCCCGCGACGGTGCACCCCGTCCCCCAAACCCAGATGCCCAATTCCTCCGCATTGAACTCGTCGCCGCGCTCCGCGCGCGGCTTCACGCTGATCGAACTGATGGTCGTGCTCGTGATCATCGGCGTGCTGGCCGCGCTGATCGTGCCCAATGTGCTCGATCGGGCCGACGACGCACGGGTCACCGCGGCGCGCACCGACGTGAACAACCTCATGCAGTCGCTCAAGCTGTACCGCCTCGACAACCAGCGGTACCCGACCGGCGAGCAGGGCCTGCAGGCTCTGGTCGCCAAGCCGAGCGCCAGTCCGGTGCCGCCCAACTGGAAGCCTTATCTCGACAAGCTGCCCAACGACCCGTGGGGGAACGCCTACCAGTTCGCGAATCCCGGCGTGAAGGGCGAGGTCGACGTGTTCAGCTTCGGTGCAGATGGCCGGGCCGGCGGCGAAGGCAAGGACGCGGACATCGGTTCCTGGCAATGACATGAGCGGGCTCACGGCCAGCGGCCGAACGGGCCTGCGCCACGCGACGGACCGGTCGCGCGGCTTCACGCTGATCGAACTGCTCATCGTCGTGAGCCTGATTGCAATCGTTTCGGCCGTTGCCTCGCTGGCGCTGCGCGACCCGGCAGCCACCCAGCTCGAGCGCGAGGCCGCCCGGCTGGGCGCATTGCTCGAAGCAGCGCGTGCCGAGGCCCGAGCCGCCGGCGTGGCGGCGTTGTGGGTGCCCTCCGAGACCGGTTTCCGTTTCGTCGGGCTGCCCAGCGAACTGGCCCTGCCGAGCCGCTGGCTCGCGCCGGCCGGCATCAGCGCAGAGGTGCGGAACGGCCGAGGCCGGATGCAGGCGGCGGTGCTGGGGCCCGAGCCGGTGATCGGGGCCCAGCGCATCGTGCTGCGCCTCGAAGCCCAGACCGTGGCGCTCGCGACCGACGGCTTCGGGCCGTTCGCTGTCGTCGACGACGAGGCCTCCCCAAATGTCGCGCGCTGAGTTCCGGGCGCACTGCTCCGCCAGCCGCAACGTTCGCGGCATGACCTTGATCGAGGTACTGGTAGCGCTGGCCATTGTGGCGGTCACGCTGGGGGCTGGGCTCAAGGCCGCCGGGGCGTTGACCGACAACGCTCAGCGCCTCACCGACGTGACGGTGGCCGAGTGGTGCGCGGACAACCAGCTCACCGCCTTCAAGCTCATGCGGCAGTTTCCCGGTATCGGCGACAGCGAGTTCTATTGCGAGCAGCTCGGTGTGGTCTATCAAGGCAAGATGGTGATCCGCCCGACCCCGAACCCCAATTTCCGACGCGCCGATGCGGTGGTCTTCACCCCCAGCGGCCAGACCATTCTGACGCTGTCGACGGTGCTGTCGAGGTACTGACGATGCGCAGTCTCTCCCGTCACGCCGCACAGGCCGGCTTCACGCTGGTCGAGGTGCTGGTGGCGCTGCTGATCATGGCCATCGTTGCCGCCTTGTCCTGGCAGGGCATCGATGCCATCGTCCGCTCGCGCGACATCAGCAGCCAGCGGCTCGAGCAACAACTTCGACTGCAGTCGGTGATCGCGCAATGGGAGGCCGATCTCGCCGAAATACAGGACAGTGGCATCGTCCCGGCGCTGCAGTTCGACGGCGCGAGTCTGAGACTGACGCGGCGCCAGGCCGCCGGCCTGCAACTCGTCGTCTGGTCGTTGCGCGGGGACAGCTGGACGCGATGGGCCGGCCCGGCGGTGACGCGGGGCGCGGACTTGCGCGAAGCCTGGCTGCAGTCGCAGCAACTGCTCGGCAATGAAGCCGAACAGTTGCGCGCATTGAGCGGCATCGCCAACTGGCAGCTCTATTACTGGCGTGGCAACGCCTGGACCAACGCCCAATCGAGCGGGGACGCCGCGCCGGCGACTGCTGCAACGCCGACGCTGGCGACACGACAGGCGCTGCCGGGTGGCGTGCGCCTGGTCCTTGCCTTCACCGAGGGCAGCGGCCGGGTCGGTGCCCTGACCCGCGACCTGCGCCTGTCCCCGCAGGGCTCATGACTTCGATTCTTCCCAGATGCCGCCGCATTGCCGGCCAACGCGCGAACCGTCAGCGCGGTGCCGCCCTGCTGACCGCCATGGTCATCGTCACATTGGTGGCCACGCTGGCCAGCGCCATGGTCTGGCAGCAATGGCGCGCGGTTCAGGTGGAAGTGGCCGAACGCGCGCGTGCGCAGGCCCTGTGGATCCTGACCGGTGCGGTCGACTGGGCGCGCCTGATCCTCCGGGAAGACGCGCGCACCGGCGGCGCCGACCACTTGGGCGAGCCCTGGGCAGTGCCGCTGGCCGAGGCCCAGCTCTCGACCTTCCTGGCCGTCGATCGCGACAACACCGATGACGCGCCAGAGGCTTTCCTGTCCGGCTCCATCACCGACGCGCAGTCCCGCTACAACCTGCGCAACCTGGTCGAGGCCGGCTCCGGGACGGCGAGCGCCGCCGAGGAACGCGTGCTCCAGCGCCTGCTCGATGCCGTCGGCGCACGCTCCGATCTCGCTCCGATGATC is drawn from Methylibium petroleiphilum PM1 and contains these coding sequences:
- a CDS encoding ABC transporter permease, with product MNADARHRFVDSEIWHSFRASPVAMLAAAIAAACLLSALLAPLVAPHDPFDLATLDLGDSRLPPAWMAEGKSAYLLGTDDQGRDILSAVMYGARISLAVGIASVLLSMLVGVTLGLVSGFAGGRVDALIMRVCDVMLSFPAILVALMIDGVGRAVFPAAHEALAFGVLILAISLTGWVPYARTVRGSTLVERQKEYVQAARVIGVSPVRIMRRHVLPNVLGPVFVLATIQVATAIITEATLSFLGVGVPPTSPSLGTLIRIGNDFLFSGEWWIALFPGAMLVLIALSVNLLGDWLRDALNPRLR
- a CDS encoding ABC transporter permease, giving the protein MLAFLVRRLLQAVIVMLAVAFISFMLFQHVGDPVTHLLGQDATPEQRTQLRADLGLDRSVPWQFARFVGNAVRGDFGLSLRQGRKVSTLIAERLPATLELAITAAVLALGIGVPMGVIVALRRGSVLSQLLMTVSLLGVSLPTFLIGILLILVFSVGLHWLPSFGRGEVLSIGGWTSGWFTVSGWQHLVLPSITLAVFQLALIMRLVRAEMLEVLRSDYIRFARARGLSDRAVHFGHALKNTLVPVITITGLQLGSLIAFAIITETVFQWPGMGLLFIQAVSFADVPVMAAYLCLVALIFVAINLAVDLLYFVVDPRLRPDREVAHG
- a CDS encoding DUF3047 domain-containing protein, with translation MAVLDDDRPNSAVSLPMRRLALGVLCTLGACAQVPNRDPLVLQAPAGAPWSPHCVPAWQPHALPGKRGTRYDLGTDAGQAVVRARADASASMLRYRVRLEPDALQTLRFSWRVNALIDRADVRRRESEDSPARIVLAFDGDHGVLPLKDRSLFELAELVTGERPPFATLMYVWDNGAPLESVVINPRSDRIRKIVVESGPAHLRQWREHERDISADYRRAFGEAPGALIGIGLMTDADNTGTSATAWYGAVCLSGVPLSSTPN
- a CDS encoding porin — protein: MKKSVLALAALGAFAGAASAQSSVTLYGRLDTAVTWTDSTIAEDRFTLNNHQPIGGSRWGLKGSEDLGGGLKANFTLESGFNSDDGTGNAKLFDRAAWVGLSSASLGEIRLGRHDTLTRQLNLGYGSDLTAEGEITVVDGNFAAGTALAPTGRVLFQNFGTRVDNSVVYLSPSFGGFQVRALVAAGEGATARQQGLLLGYAAGPIKAGLSYEEYDDAPGGGGSAYNKVFTAGGSYNFGVATLGLGYQKTSDFGSNAGESVVINDVDAYNVGVLVPFGSFEFRAQYTHSKADLDAGGSNKNDKYGASLRYALSKRTTIYSAYLHRESDNDDTFNLTGKDQFLVGIGHNF
- the coq7 gene encoding 2-polyprenyl-3-methyl-6-methoxy-1,4-benzoquinone monooxygenase — encoded protein: MRSLSRTDQVISSLDKALSTVFAAHSASRPAPKPAVDPGLAMTPQDKSLSASLMRVNHVGEVCAQALYASQALGTRNETLRAQFEHAAREETDHLAWTEARLAELNGRTSWLNPLWYAGAFGLGLIAGRLGDAASLGFVVETERQVEQHLLQHLDRLPVADVESRAIVAQMREDEARHAAAAEHAGAATLPVPVRWMMRGMAKLMTSTAHRI
- a CDS encoding OsmC family protein encodes the protein MECTVRWQPEAGMAFNAETGSGHLLSMDGAPDGGGRNLAPRPMETVLAGTGACAAYDVVLILKRGRHDIRGCEVKLNAERATADPKVFTKIHLQFVVRGRGLPAAAVERAVALSHEKYCSASAMLGKTAAMTTGVEIVEV
- the ilvA gene encoding threonine ammonia-lyase, biosynthetic produces the protein MARAAPRPAPRTSVAKPALRKAGAKPDYLQRILTARVYDVAIESALQFAPQLSERMGNQVWLKREDEQAVFSFKLRGAYNKMAHLSPQQLGRGVICASAGNHAQGVALSARKLRCQATVVMPVTTPQLKIEAVRALGGKVVLHGESYSDAYAHALKLEREHGQTFVHPFDDPDVIAGQGTIAMEILRQHQGPIDAVFVAVGGGGLISGIAAYIKAVRPEIQVIGVQTTDSDAMLRSVRAGKRVTLHDVGLFSDGTAVKLVGEETFRLTKQWVDDFEVVDTDAVCAAIKDVFQDTRSILEPAGALGVAAIKQYTARTGCKGKTFVAITCGANMNFDRLRFVAERAEVGEEREALFAVTIPEERGSFKRFCELLGPRSVTEFNYRISDAQTAQVFVGLSTREHGESARIAERFEKQGFATVDLTHDELAKTHIRHMVGGRSELAREERLFRFVFPERPGALMRFLTRMHPDWNISLFHYRNQGADYGRILVGLQIPRGAQRALREFLSTLDYPCVEETDNPVYQLFLR
- a CDS encoding nicotinate-nucleotide--dimethylbenzimidazole phosphoribosyltransferase, which encodes MSVQRSLIAPTAHPRLEDALRQKLQHRAETAGSLGELEPLAVRLGLIQNSLKPRLKSPQLVVFAGDHGLVVDGLSTRGDSTSQQVTHLLAGRLPMAVFSFIQGMGLTVVDAGLAETMSPYPSLLQRKIGFGTRSARSGPAMSIDQAHAAIRAGMEIADSLSGNVLACAGIGVGAHESASLVLSRLADIPLRDLTISGPDMPPDALAQTMVVLQSTQGRHRDVTDPVEVLAAFGGFEVATMVGAMLVAASKRHLIMVDGLPACAALLVAARISAPVTDYVVFCRSHGHRGLDHALNLFRASALLELGMESTDGTGSTLAWPLVHSAAALLTQVAEGEDAGPTLPSTTTLPTLDTPVEADFGSSTRP
- the gspG gene encoding type II secretion system major pseudopilin GspG, translating into MPNSSALNSSPRSARGFTLIELMVVLVIIGVLAALIVPNVLDRADDARVTAARTDVNNLMQSLKLYRLDNQRYPTGEQGLQALVAKPSASPVPPNWKPYLDKLPNDPWGNAYQFANPGVKGEVDVFSFGADGRAGGEGKDADIGSWQ
- a CDS encoding prepilin-type N-terminal cleavage/methylation domain-containing protein codes for the protein MSGLTASGRTGLRHATDRSRGFTLIELLIVVSLIAIVSAVASLALRDPAATQLEREAARLGALLEAARAEARAAGVAALWVPSETGFRFVGLPSELALPSRWLAPAGISAEVRNGRGRMQAAVLGPEPVIGAQRIVLRLEAQTVALATDGFGPFAVVDDEASPNVAR
- the gspI gene encoding type II secretion system minor pseudopilin GspI, whose amino-acid sequence is MSRAEFRAHCSASRNVRGMTLIEVLVALAIVAVTLGAGLKAAGALTDNAQRLTDVTVAEWCADNQLTAFKLMRQFPGIGDSEFYCEQLGVVYQGKMVIRPTPNPNFRRADAVVFTPSGQTILTLSTVLSRY
- a CDS encoding PulJ/GspJ family protein — translated: MRSLSRHAAQAGFTLVEVLVALLIMAIVAALSWQGIDAIVRSRDISSQRLEQQLRLQSVIAQWEADLAEIQDSGIVPALQFDGASLRLTRRQAAGLQLVVWSLRGDSWTRWAGPAVTRGADLREAWLQSQQLLGNEAEQLRALSGIANWQLYYWRGNAWTNAQSSGDAAPATAATPTLATRQALPGGVRLVLAFTEGSGRVGALTRDLRLSPQGS